One region of Polynucleobacter sp. MWH-Aus1W21 genomic DNA includes:
- the hemF gene encoding oxygen-dependent coproporphyrinogen oxidase: MDIAALKDYFLGLQERIITAMSALDGKAFVADEWHKPEDSKLKGYGRTCILDGGNILEKGGVGFSHVRGDQMPPSASHHRPEVAGRGFEAMGVSLVFHPNNPKVPTTHMNVRCFIAQAPGKEPVWWFGGGFDLTPYYGADEDCKHFHQTAKDALDPFGEELYPRFKKWCDEYFYLKHREEPRGIGGVFFDDFNELGFEKSFAMTRAVGDAFINAYLPIVQRRYQDSFTPEEKAFQEYRRGRYVEYNLIFDRGTIFGLHSGGRTESILMSMPPVVQWWYNWQPKPGTPEAKLYDYYLKPRDWLA, encoded by the coding sequence ATTGATATTGCTGCCTTAAAAGATTACTTTTTAGGATTGCAAGAACGTATCATCACTGCAATGAGTGCTTTGGATGGCAAAGCCTTTGTTGCTGATGAATGGCACAAGCCTGAAGACAGCAAACTCAAGGGCTATGGTCGTACCTGTATCTTGGATGGCGGCAACATCCTTGAAAAAGGCGGCGTAGGTTTCTCACACGTGCGCGGCGATCAAATGCCGCCCTCAGCATCGCATCATCGGCCAGAAGTAGCGGGACGTGGCTTTGAAGCAATGGGTGTCTCTTTGGTGTTTCACCCAAATAATCCCAAAGTACCGACTACACATATGAATGTGCGCTGCTTTATTGCGCAGGCCCCCGGTAAAGAACCAGTTTGGTGGTTTGGCGGTGGCTTTGATCTCACACCTTATTACGGCGCTGATGAGGACTGCAAACACTTTCATCAAACCGCTAAAGATGCCTTAGATCCTTTTGGAGAAGAACTCTATCCTCGCTTTAAGAAATGGTGTGATGAATACTTCTACCTAAAGCATCGTGAAGAGCCGCGTGGTATTGGTGGAGTTTTCTTTGATGACTTTAATGAACTTGGTTTTGAAAAGAGTTTTGCGATGACTCGCGCAGTAGGTGATGCATTTATTAATGCTTACCTGCCGATTGTGCAGCGCCGTTATCAAGATAGCTTCACTCCTGAAGAAAAGGCTTTTCAAGAATATCGTCGTGGCCGCTATGTGGAATACAACCTCATCTTCGATCGAGGCACTATCTTTGGCCTGCACTCTGGTGGCCGTACCGAATCTATTTTGATGTCAATGCCACCAGTAGTTCAGTGGTGGTACAACTGGCAGCCCAAGCCTGGTACGCCTGAGGCAAAGCTGTATGACTACTACCTGAAGCCACGCGATTGGCTTGCGTGA